DNA sequence from the Calditrichota bacterium genome:
CAAATTGGTTTAAAGCTGCCAAAAGAAACCCGCTTATTGTTTGCCGAAACTGAGAAGAACCATCCATTTGCGACCAAAGAATTAATGATGCCGGTCCTTCCATTTATCCGTGTTGCGGATGCTGATACAGCAATTGATGTTGCAGTCGAGCTGGAAAAAGGAAATCGGCATACCGCAATTATGTACTCAAAAAACCTTGACAACTTAGACCGCATGGCCAACGAAATTAATTGTAGCATATTTGTAAAAAACGGGCCTTGTTATGCCGGGCTTGGGTTTGGCGGAGAAGGCTGGACATCCATGACTATCACTACGCCAACCGGAGAGGGTGTTACATCGGCACGGACCTTTGTTCGGCTAAGACGCTGTGTTTTAGTAGATAATTTCCGCATTGTGTAACGTACATTTTAGAAAACCAATTTTACACAAACCACTCTTTAATAAATAGTTTGTAGTTGAAACTTAATCAGCAATTTTTATATTATGTGCAGGTATAAACTTGCGCATTTTTTATTTTTCTGAAATAAAATCAGGAAACAAAACAGCTTATAAAAAAGTCCTCGTATTTTAATTTTAGAGAAAATATTATTTTTTTAAAGCTTGTGCTAAGCGGATGATATTTTCGCATAGCTCATCAATTCGTTTTTTTATTGAGTCATCTTTTATGGTACTATTTTCAGAGTCGATTGAGTTTGGTAAGGCATAAACAAAGCGCGGCACAATTAATGAACGGAAATTTAACATAAGGCTGTTGGCAAATCCCATAATGGACATATAGCTTGCTTGACCACCTGCCATACAGATAAATCCAATTGGTTTCTCAGCCCAGGCTTCTCCTGTCAAGTCTAATATATTTTTTGTAACAGCATTTACACCATAGTTATAAACAGGCCCGGAAACAATTATTGCGTCTGATTCAGCAAGCTCATTTTTAATTGCAATTACATTTTTATGATCATAAGCACCCTGTTCACCACAAAAAGGAATATCAAACATTTTCAAATCAAGCAATGTACAATCTGAAATTTGTGCGCTTATCATTTTTTTTGCATACTGACTTAGAACCAGGCTGCGGCTCTTTTTGTTTAAACTACTGCTGAGAATTGTAATTTTCATTATATTGTCCATATTAAAATTATGACGAGATAAATTTATGAAAAAAATCTATATTTTACGCCATGCAAAATCCAGTTGGAAAAATGAAACACTTTCTGACTTTGAGAGGCCCCTTAATGAACGCGGGAAAAGAGATGCACCGCTAATGGGTTTAAAATTGAGTGAGGTTGGAATTAAACCGGATTTAATTTTGTCAAGTGCGGCAAATAGGGCTTATACAACAGCAACAATTATTGCAGATAAGATGAACTATCCTTTAGATGGTATAGAGAAAAGGCAAGATTTATATCTGGCCTCTGCAAATAA
Encoded proteins:
- a CDS encoding NAD(P)H-dependent oxidoreductase — encoded protein: MKITILSSSLNKKSRSLVLSQYAKKMISAQISDCTLLDLKMFDIPFCGEQGAYDHKNVIAIKNELAESDAIIVSGPVYNYGVNAVTKNILDLTGEAWAEKPIGFICMAGGQASYMSIMGFANSLMLNFRSLIVPRFVYALPNSIDSENSTIKDDSIKKRIDELCENIIRLAQALKK
- a CDS encoding histidine phosphatase family protein, with the translated sequence MKKIYILRHAKSSWKNETLSDFERPLNERGKRDAPLMGLKLSEVGIKPDLILSSAANRAYTTATIIADKMNYPLDGIEKRQDLYLASANKILKMINFLENKHNSVMVVGHNPGLTDLANELGGLQVANMPTCALVALEFSVDEWQAVSWGLGKNLLFEYPKKGI